The following proteins are encoded in a genomic region of Leifsonia psychrotolerans:
- a CDS encoding type II secretion system protein: MSRAEAQQAPLRRTIAARGTDGGISLIELLVTMVLVGILSAIVVGVFVNSSSSVTRGSAATINTSTAANVMNETSRVIRSGATNPVAGGTDAPAFVTAKAEQLVLYSYVDVTAVSPQPVKVEFAVDPATRLLVEKRWSAKAGATGLWIFDGTNPLTSTRTMPGKITAPAAPATVFSYLDSTGALLTIPGSGFTAAQLATIASVKVTLVVQAAEGASAKPVTLVNSIRLPNLSFKAGP; encoded by the coding sequence GTGAGCCGCGCCGAAGCCCAGCAGGCTCCCCTCAGGCGCACGATTGCGGCGCGTGGCACAGACGGCGGAATCAGCCTGATCGAGCTGCTGGTGACCATGGTGCTGGTTGGTATTCTCAGTGCGATTGTGGTCGGAGTCTTTGTCAACTCCTCGAGCTCGGTGACGCGGGGCAGCGCCGCAACCATCAACACCTCAACCGCGGCGAACGTCATGAATGAGACGAGTCGCGTCATCCGCTCGGGTGCAACCAACCCGGTCGCGGGGGGCACGGACGCCCCGGCATTCGTCACAGCCAAAGCTGAGCAGCTCGTTCTGTATTCCTATGTCGACGTCACGGCGGTGAGTCCACAGCCGGTGAAGGTTGAATTCGCCGTTGATCCCGCGACCCGGCTGCTCGTCGAGAAGCGCTGGTCGGCGAAGGCAGGTGCAACCGGGCTGTGGATCTTCGACGGAACGAATCCGTTGACGTCGACCCGCACGATGCCAGGAAAGATCACCGCGCCTGCGGCACCCGCAACGGTGTTCAGTTACCTGGACTCCACAGGCGCACTCCTCACCATTCCCGGTTCGGGTTTCACTGCGGCGCAACTCGCCACGATTGCGTCGGTCAAAGTCACGCTTGTTGTGCAGGCAGCTGAGGGGGCATCGGCCAAGCCGGTCACGCTTGTCAATTCCATCCGACTTCCGAACCTCTCGTTTAAGGCAGGACCCTGA
- a CDS encoding prepilin peptidase gives MIPPGVNEASVILTVTAGVFGLLVGSFLNVVVYRVPNGMSVVSPPSTCPRCGSGIKPFDNIPVVSWLLLRGKCRNCATAISVRYPLVELGTGVAFAVVVWGLVAGGVSTSSTSGFGSTSEIGSTSGTVAGVLTVIAFLYLAAISIALAVIDLDVKRLPNAIVLPSYIVGAVLLGAAGLLGGDLDALLRAGIGLAVLGLAYLLMALAYPGGMGFGDVKLAGVLGLYLGFLGWGELIVGAFAAFVLGGLFSIGLLLTRKATRTSGIPFGPWMLAGAWVGIFFGGSLWSAYLSLLGVA, from the coding sequence ATGATTCCTCCCGGGGTGAATGAGGCGTCGGTGATTCTCACGGTGACGGCGGGAGTCTTCGGCCTGCTCGTCGGCTCATTCCTGAACGTCGTCGTCTATCGGGTGCCGAATGGAATGTCGGTCGTCTCGCCGCCCAGCACCTGCCCACGGTGTGGCAGCGGGATCAAACCGTTCGACAACATCCCAGTCGTGTCATGGCTGCTATTACGAGGGAAATGCCGCAACTGCGCCACTGCGATTTCGGTGCGATATCCGTTGGTCGAGCTCGGTACAGGGGTCGCGTTCGCGGTTGTCGTGTGGGGTCTTGTGGCTGGCGGGGTCTCGACAAGCTCGACCAGCGGGTTCGGCTCGACCAGCGAGATCGGCTCGACCAGCGGGACCGTCGCGGGCGTCCTCACCGTCATCGCATTCCTCTATCTAGCGGCGATCAGCATCGCGCTGGCCGTGATCGACCTCGATGTGAAGCGTCTGCCGAACGCCATCGTGCTGCCGAGCTACATCGTCGGCGCCGTGCTACTCGGTGCCGCCGGGCTGCTCGGCGGTGACCTCGACGCGCTACTTCGCGCCGGAATCGGGCTCGCCGTGCTCGGGCTCGCCTACCTGCTGATGGCGCTCGCCTACCCGGGTGGCATGGGGTTCGGCGATGTGAAGCTGGCCGGTGTCCTCGGCCTCTATCTTGGCTTTCTCGGCTGGGGCGAGCTCATCGTCGGTGCGTTCGCTGCATTCGTGCTCGGCGGTCTCTTTTCGATCGGGCTGCTCCTGACTCGTAAGGCCACCCGCACGAGCGGTATTCCCTTCGGCCCGTGGATGCTGGCGGGCGCGTGGGTCGGCATCTTCTTCGGCGGTTCCCTGTGGAGCGCCTATCTCTCGCTCCTCGGCGTCGCATGA
- the pilM gene encoding type IV pilus assembly protein PilM, whose amino-acid sequence MATSVVGIDIGSAALRAVEVRDPAKAKPTLQRYFEVALPAGAVSSGEVVEPNTVASALKELWSKGGFKTKNVVLGMGNQRVLARDLTVPKMSRARIRESLPFEVQEMLPVPVAEALLDFYPISESMGEHGPVVNGLLIAAVKEAVLGNVKATQLAGLTTVDVDLIPFALTRVMLARPRLMGTVALIDVGASTTSVVIAKNGVPQFVRIIPTGGDDLTRELMTGLETDPQTAESAKRALGLAAAISTPAEQKALEIIYRVASDQLTSLRNTINYWINTRPTDPVQRIVVSGGGTRLVGLPEALAEMTRLEVVAGDPFAEIGLARGVNAEQLRGSGLDFAVAFGLALGCAA is encoded by the coding sequence ATGGCAACGAGTGTCGTCGGAATAGACATCGGCAGCGCCGCGCTGCGCGCGGTGGAGGTACGCGATCCAGCGAAGGCCAAGCCAACGCTGCAGCGCTACTTTGAGGTCGCGCTCCCCGCCGGAGCAGTGTCCAGTGGTGAGGTCGTCGAGCCCAACACTGTCGCCAGCGCGCTCAAAGAGCTGTGGAGCAAGGGCGGGTTCAAGACCAAGAACGTGGTGCTCGGCATGGGCAACCAGCGTGTGCTTGCTCGTGACCTGACAGTTCCCAAGATGTCGCGTGCACGCATCCGTGAGTCGCTCCCCTTCGAGGTGCAGGAGATGCTGCCGGTTCCGGTCGCGGAGGCGCTGCTCGACTTCTACCCGATCTCAGAGTCGATGGGAGAGCACGGGCCCGTCGTCAACGGATTGCTTATTGCGGCGGTGAAAGAAGCGGTGCTCGGCAACGTGAAAGCCACCCAACTGGCCGGTCTCACCACCGTCGACGTCGACCTGATTCCGTTCGCGCTCACCCGTGTGATGCTGGCCAGACCGCGCCTGATGGGCACCGTCGCCCTCATCGATGTGGGCGCGAGCACGACCAGTGTCGTCATCGCCAAAAACGGCGTGCCTCAGTTTGTGCGCATCATTCCGACGGGTGGGGACGACCTCACCCGCGAGCTCATGACCGGGCTTGAGACGGATCCCCAGACTGCAGAATCCGCCAAGCGGGCGCTGGGATTGGCCGCTGCGATCTCCACTCCTGCCGAGCAGAAGGCCCTGGAGATTATCTATCGGGTGGCCAGCGACCAGCTGACCAGTCTGCGGAACACCATCAATTACTGGATCAATACGCGCCCGACTGACCCGGTTCAGCGCATTGTGGTGAGCGGCGGGGGAACCCGGCTGGTCGGGCTGCCCGAAGCGCTGGCCGAGATGACACGACTCGAGGTCGTTGCGGGCGATCCGTTCGCCGAGATTGGCTTGGCGCGCGGTGTCAATGCCGAGCAGCTTCGCGGCAGTGGCTTGGATTTCGCCGTGGCCTTTGGCCTGGCCCTGGGGTGCGCAGCATGA
- a CDS encoding type 4a pilus biogenesis protein PilO, with product MDKNRMWAIGSILLMAALVVGGWFLAVQPQLALAQVATMQRATVEATNATHAAGLEKLKKDFANIETLKQELAPLDASVPTDTEVPAFLEQLDAMTSAALVRLDSVTMSDPQPYTPVVPVEAPVAAGTEAAPAPIDGVDAVPAAPAAGAPPVTNSLITASNFASLPVQINVSGSYDSVLNFVKGLQSGTRLFMATGLTTATDTSTPGSVTATVSGLIYVLVPTDVSAGTDAPPATGTAEASGN from the coding sequence ATGGACAAGAATCGAATGTGGGCGATCGGCTCTATTCTGCTGATGGCCGCATTGGTCGTCGGTGGGTGGTTTCTCGCCGTGCAGCCGCAACTTGCTTTGGCGCAGGTCGCCACGATGCAACGCGCGACGGTGGAGGCGACCAATGCGACCCACGCGGCCGGCCTCGAGAAGCTGAAGAAGGACTTCGCGAATATTGAGACTCTCAAACAGGAACTTGCCCCGCTCGACGCCTCGGTGCCGACCGACACCGAGGTTCCGGCGTTCCTTGAGCAGCTTGATGCGATGACCAGTGCGGCGCTGGTGCGGCTCGACAGTGTCACGATGTCTGACCCGCAGCCGTACACGCCGGTGGTTCCCGTCGAGGCCCCCGTTGCCGCGGGAACGGAGGCCGCCCCCGCACCGATCGATGGCGTGGATGCGGTGCCCGCAGCGCCGGCGGCCGGTGCGCCGCCGGTCACGAACTCCCTGATCACAGCCTCAAATTTTGCATCACTTCCGGTGCAAATCAACGTCTCCGGTAGTTACGACTCCGTGTTAAATTTCGTCAAAGGTCTGCAGAGCGGCACACGCCTTTTCATGGCCACAGGCCTGACCACTGCAACGGATACCTCCACCCCCGGGTCGGTCACGGCGACCGTGTCTGGCCTCATCTATGTGCTAGTGCCCACCGACGTTTCGGCGGGAACGGACGCTCCGCCCGCGACCGGTACGGCGGAGGCCAGCGGCAACTAA
- a CDS encoding DUF6121 family protein yields the protein MRDEQKYATIVALFATVLYLALVVAALGLISLATNNDVIQQADAGPLVGPTMSGAAVITVFVMLLIEGVGRPPAEQYVAVGFAFLTGVLTYAVFILVGAALYALGTGALFDVLTFTESMLVSPFALAVGILAVIVTLVYSWILAARVGEHGRPLWPWERRGE from the coding sequence ATGCGCGACGAACAGAAGTACGCCACGATCGTTGCTCTGTTCGCCACGGTTCTGTACCTTGCGTTGGTGGTGGCAGCCCTCGGCCTTATCAGCCTCGCCACCAACAATGACGTGATTCAGCAGGCGGATGCCGGTCCGCTCGTCGGTCCGACCATGTCGGGGGCCGCGGTCATCACGGTCTTCGTCATGCTTCTGATCGAGGGGGTGGGCCGCCCGCCCGCCGAGCAATACGTCGCCGTCGGGTTCGCTTTTCTCACCGGGGTTTTGACCTACGCCGTGTTCATCCTTGTCGGTGCAGCGCTCTACGCCCTCGGAACAGGTGCGCTCTTTGATGTGCTGACCTTCACCGAGTCGATGCTGGTCAGTCCTTTCGCGCTGGCCGTCGGCATTCTGGCCGTCATCGTGACGCTGGTTTACTCGTGGATTCTTGCCGCCCGGGTGGGTGAGCACGGGCGTCCGCTCTGGCCGTGGGAGCGCCGCGGCGAATAA
- a CDS encoding spermidine/putrescine ABC transporter substrate-binding protein gives MDGSIEARVDHEVDTWLRWLPRWRPGTHRGRSRLCRQCFGSPIMATAGLATDVPHAVQHALAMRMKALIDAAVDEYTALNLPLLSRELRRNDERRRSTTYRPTEGLDLEYRGLDLDPLPTDDSPYLFTFGELAEATDDDEPFPEDTEPLRPLPPTPLSTEEKAALRVELRLADDFADALGQRICVRLGEQRERIRAGIAAHVEPQVQALLADLDSALDSPLWPR, from the coding sequence ATGGACGGTTCCATCGAAGCACGTGTCGACCACGAGGTCGATACGTGGCTGCGCTGGCTACCACGGTGGCGCCCCGGAACGCACCGCGGTCGTTCCCGGCTGTGCCGTCAGTGTTTCGGCTCACCGATCATGGCAACGGCCGGTCTGGCCACCGATGTTCCGCACGCCGTCCAGCATGCGCTGGCGATGCGAATGAAGGCCCTCATCGATGCGGCCGTCGACGAATACACCGCTCTTAATCTTCCGCTGCTCAGCCGTGAGTTGCGACGCAACGACGAGCGCCGACGCAGTACGACGTATCGACCGACCGAGGGTCTCGACCTGGAATATAGGGGGCTCGATCTCGACCCCCTGCCCACCGATGATTCCCCGTATCTGTTCACGTTCGGCGAGTTGGCCGAGGCGACGGATGACGATGAACCATTCCCCGAAGACACCGAGCCCCTCCGGCCGCTGCCGCCGACACCGCTCAGCACCGAAGAGAAGGCAGCGCTCCGGGTTGAACTGAGGCTCGCCGACGACTTCGCCGATGCGCTCGGACAGCGCATCTGTGTGCGACTCGGCGAGCAGAGGGAGCGCATCAGGGCGGGAATTGCGGCGCACGTCGAACCGCAGGTGCAGGCCTTGTTGGCGGATCTCGACAGCGCCCTCGATTCACCCCTCTGGCCGCGCTAG
- a CDS encoding acyl-CoA dehydrogenase, with protein sequence MIRYQPPIADIAFALEHVVGYPEIANLPGFEHADLDTVVELIEQCGEFMAEVVAPTNQSGDSEGARRQPDGSVMTPTGFTEAYHQYVEAGWGSVPLPEEFGGGGFPRTVGLIIQEMMTSANMAFALCPLLTQGAIEALLHYGDEDQKKRYLPRMVSGEWTGTMNLTEPQAGSDVGALTTRAVPRPDGSYALTGQKIFITFGDHDMAEQIVHLVLARTPGAPAGTKGISCFLVPKFLVNDDGSLGERNGVHTLSLEHKMGIHGAPTCVLSYEDATGYLLGGENLGMRIMFVMMNSARLSVGMQGLAVAERAYQQSLAYAQERRQGLAIGATGVDSAIIEFPDVRRMLLTQRSSLAALRYLMLLDASYVDRSTNDPDPAARARANEIVGILTPICKSFGSDLGNELTSLALQVHGGMGYIEETGAAQHLRDVRIAAIYEGTNGIQAADLVGRKLGVRGGASVRELLATMREISAELAGAGPEFDTIREELGRQFDALEQATEWMLRTGQTDPNAVLAGSTPYLRMWGLCTGGWLLARAAVAAPATGDTALADSQLVLARFWAEQVLPQCTGLLGAAIAGTRDLFALDAHQLAGQASPVRR encoded by the coding sequence ATGATTCGATACCAGCCGCCAATTGCCGACATTGCGTTCGCCCTTGAGCACGTTGTGGGCTATCCGGAGATCGCCAACCTTCCAGGATTTGAGCATGCCGACCTCGACACCGTGGTCGAACTGATCGAGCAATGCGGTGAGTTCATGGCCGAGGTGGTGGCCCCAACAAACCAGTCCGGCGATAGTGAGGGTGCGCGCCGCCAGCCGGATGGCTCGGTCATGACGCCCACCGGGTTCACAGAGGCCTATCACCAGTACGTTGAAGCGGGGTGGGGCTCGGTGCCGCTCCCCGAGGAATTTGGTGGCGGAGGTTTTCCCCGAACCGTTGGCCTGATCATCCAGGAAATGATGACCTCGGCGAACATGGCGTTCGCACTCTGTCCACTCTTGACGCAGGGGGCGATTGAGGCGCTCCTGCACTACGGCGACGAGGACCAGAAAAAGCGCTATCTGCCCCGGATGGTCAGTGGTGAGTGGACGGGCACGATGAACCTGACCGAGCCGCAGGCAGGTTCGGATGTCGGCGCATTGACCACACGTGCCGTGCCGCGCCCCGATGGCAGTTATGCCCTCACCGGACAGAAGATCTTCATCACCTTCGGCGATCACGACATGGCGGAGCAGATCGTTCACCTCGTGCTCGCCCGCACCCCGGGTGCCCCGGCGGGAACCAAGGGCATCTCCTGTTTCCTCGTTCCGAAGTTTCTGGTCAACGATGACGGATCGCTCGGCGAACGCAACGGGGTGCACACCCTGTCGTTGGAACACAAGATGGGAATCCACGGTGCACCCACCTGTGTGCTCTCCTATGAGGACGCCACCGGCTACCTCCTCGGCGGCGAAAACTTGGGTATGCGCATCATGTTCGTGATGATGAACAGCGCCCGGCTTTCGGTGGGAATGCAAGGCCTCGCGGTCGCCGAACGCGCCTACCAGCAGTCACTCGCCTACGCGCAAGAGCGGCGGCAGGGCCTCGCGATCGGCGCAACTGGCGTCGATTCGGCGATCATCGAGTTCCCCGATGTGCGACGGATGCTGCTGACACAGCGGTCCTCGCTCGCGGCGCTCCGCTACCTGATGCTGCTCGACGCGAGTTATGTCGACCGCAGCACCAACGATCCCGATCCCGCCGCGCGTGCCCGCGCAAACGAGATCGTCGGCATCCTGACGCCGATCTGCAAGTCGTTCGGTTCTGACCTGGGCAATGAGCTCACCTCGCTTGCTCTGCAAGTGCACGGCGGTATGGGCTACATCGAGGAGACCGGCGCGGCTCAGCACCTGCGTGACGTACGCATCGCCGCGATCTACGAAGGCACGAATGGCATCCAGGCTGCCGACCTCGTGGGTCGAAAGCTCGGCGTGCGCGGGGGAGCGTCGGTGCGGGAACTCCTCGCAACGATGCGCGAAATCAGTGCGGAATTGGCCGGCGCTGGTCCCGAGTTCGACACGATCCGCGAGGAGCTCGGTCGGCAGTTCGACGCCCTCGAGCAAGCCACCGAGTGGATGCTTCGCACCGGTCAGACCGACCCGAACGCGGTGCTCGCGGGCTCGACGCCGTACCTGCGGATGTGGGGACTGTGCACCGGCGGGTGGCTGCTGGCACGGGCTGCGGTGGCGGCTCCGGCAACGGGCGACACCGCATTGGCGGACAGCCAGCTGGTGTTGGCTCGGTTCTGGGCCGAGCAGGTGTTGCCGCAGTGCACGGGCCTCCTGGGGGCAGCAATCGCGGGTACCCGCGACCTCTTCGCACTGGATGCGCACCAGCTCGCCGGGCAGGCGAGTCCGGTTCGGCGATAA
- the rpsL gene encoding 30S ribosomal protein S12 produces the protein MPTIQQLVRKGRSPKVTKTKAPALKANPQQRGVCTRVYTTTPKKPNSALRKVARVKLSNGTEVTAYIPGEGHNLQEHSMVLVRGGRVKDLPGVRYKIVRGALDTQAVKNRKQARSRYGAKMEKK, from the coding sequence GTGCCAACCATTCAGCAGTTGGTCAGGAAGGGCCGCAGCCCCAAGGTCACCAAGACCAAGGCTCCCGCCCTGAAGGCCAACCCGCAGCAGCGCGGCGTATGCACCCGTGTGTACACCACCACCCCGAAGAAGCCGAACTCGGCTCTCCGTAAGGTCGCCCGCGTCAAGCTGTCCAACGGTACCGAGGTCACCGCCTACATCCCCGGTGAGGGACACAACCTGCAGGAGCACTCCATGGTGCTCGTCCGCGGCGGTCGCGTGAAGGACCTTCCCGGTGTGCGTTACAAGATCGTTCGCGGCGCACTGGACACCCAGGCCGTCAAGAACCGCAAGCAGGCTCGCAGCCGCTACGGCGCGAAGATGGAGAAGAAGTAA